From the Candidatus Omnitrophota bacterium genome, one window contains:
- a CDS encoding PfkB family carbohydrate kinase produces the protein GRGSPPRWSCVRIPAFKVKTADTIGAGDAFTAGLIYKLIEQGRAEFFSNIRPNMIFASAVSALICTKPGANKGLKDIKQVNSFLLKNIDL, from the coding sequence GGCCGCGGGTCTCCTCCGAGGTGGTCTTGTGTTCGAATCCCGGCTTTTAAGGTCAAAACAGCCGACACCATAGGCGCGGGCGACGCTTTTACAGCAGGGCTTATCTATAAGCTTATAGAACAGGGAAGAGCAGAATTCTTCTCCAATATAAGGCCCAACATGATATTCGCTTCGGCAGTTTCCGCGTTAATCTGTACTAAACCAGGCGCGAATAAAGGATTAAAAGATATAAAACAGGTCAATTCATTTCTTTTGAAAAATATTGACTTATAG
- a CDS encoding O-acetyl-ADP-ribose deacetylase, whose product MGKIEIKIGDITKENTDAIVNAANTSLLGGGGVDGAIHRTAGPDLLKECRTLGGCKTGQAKITNGYNLLAKYVIHVVGPVWHGGNNNEEPLLAGCYTNALRLAKEYNIKTIAFPAISTGAYRFPIDKAAKIAKETVINFLSKNPEIEKVIFVCFNKEILNSYNT is encoded by the coding sequence ATGGGAAAGATTGAGATAAAAATAGGCGATATCACCAAAGAAAACACGGATGCTATTGTGAATGCCGCCAATACCTCGCTTTTAGGAGGGGGAGGGGTGGATGGGGCTATTCACAGGACTGCAGGGCCTGATCTTTTGAAAGAATGCCGCACTTTAGGCGGCTGTAAGACAGGGCAGGCAAAGATCACCAATGGATATAACCTCCTGGCTAAATATGTGATACACGTGGTTGGGCCTGTATGGCATGGCGGCAACAATAACGAAGAGCCGCTCCTGGCAGGTTGTTATACAAACGCCTTAAGGCTTGCGAAAGAGTATAATATTAAAACCATAGCGTTTCCCGCTATAAGCACAGGCGCGTACAGATTTCCTATAGATAAAGCGGCAAAAATAGCCAAGGAAACCGTCATAAATTTTCTATCCAAAAATCCTGAAATAGAAAAAGTGATTTTTGTCTGTTTTAATAAAGAAATTTTGAATAGCTATAACACATGA
- a CDS encoding tetratricopeptide repeat protein, with protein MKKLTTLIIVATFLCINDAYSLPPNDILRPPLDGSRKVEEALKIQETTEKAKQISSKTNNKPFLPIIIASIIFVPFISIHPQASQDSLKLKNPTAIGQVIDPQAKKQVEDYYKKADAYYESGKYAEAIELFKKVIEIDSDYLDVYRKLGNAYAKLGNYIKAAETYNALGWQLSGLISFPVDKTEEIEAYKEAIRLDPKYYEAYCNLGTAYYIVSKYVEAIKVLKKAIELEPKKSIAYINLGAAYEASGKYAEAIKALEEARKLDPDSPYLHTMGLAYAGLENYTEAIKLYKEALAGYKRLPGFFSLLIHYDLGLAYNQVGKYSEAIESFKKAIKYSPKYAKAYYNMGLAYDKIDNHIEAVKSFRKAIELDPRLLKDVPEKFKKEIESDKGQSFNLKNISKEQLFGI; from the coding sequence ATGAAGAAACTGACAACATTAATTATTGTGGCGACTTTTTTATGCATTAATGACGCTTATTCTTTACCTCCCAACGATATCCTAAGGCCTCCTCTGGATGGCTCAAGAAAAGTAGAAGAGGCCCTAAAAATACAAGAAACCACAGAAAAAGCAAAGCAAATCAGTTCAAAAACCAACAACAAGCCCTTTTTGCCGATTATCATTGCATCTATTATCTTTGTCCCGTTTATAAGCATACATCCTCAGGCATCCCAGGACAGTCTAAAGCTAAAAAATCCTACTGCAATAGGACAGGTCATTGATCCTCAAGCCAAAAAGCAAGTCGAAGATTATTATAAGAAAGCCGATGCTTACTATGAGTCGGGCAAATACGCCGAGGCAATTGAGTTATTTAAAAAAGTGATAGAGATCGATAGTGACTATCTCGATGTCTACCGCAAGCTGGGAAACGCATATGCCAAATTAGGTAATTATATTAAGGCAGCTGAAACTTATAATGCTTTAGGGTGGCAGCTTTCTGGTTTAATATCGTTTCCTGTTGACAAAACCGAAGAAATCGAGGCGTACAAAGAAGCCATAAGGCTTGATCCCAAGTATTACGAGGCTTACTGCAATCTAGGCACCGCCTACTATATCGTAAGCAAATACGTCGAAGCGATAAAGGTCTTAAAAAAAGCGATTGAATTAGAACCTAAAAAAAGCATAGCGTATATAAACCTGGGGGCGGCTTACGAGGCATCTGGCAAATACGCCGAGGCTATAAAAGCGTTGGAAGAGGCCAGAAAACTTGATCCCGACAGTCCGTATTTACACACCATGGGGTTGGCCTATGCAGGTTTAGAAAATTATACCGAAGCCATCAAATTGTATAAAGAAGCTTTGGCGGGTTACAAACGTTTGCCAGGTTTTTTCTCTCTGCTTATTCACTATGATCTGGGTTTGGCTTACAATCAAGTGGGAAAATACAGTGAAGCGATAGAGTCATTTAAAAAAGCAATAAAATATAGCCCTAAGTATGCCAAAGCTTACTATAATATGGGTCTCGCCTATGATAAGATAGATAATCATATCGAAGCAGTTAAAAGTTTTAGAAAAGCAATAGAACTGGATCCAAGGCTATTAAAAGATGTGCCGGAGAAATTTAAAAAAGAAATAGAAAGCGATAAAGGGCAATCATTTAATCTGAAAAATATCTCAAAAGAACAATTGTTCGGCATTTAG
- a CDS encoding ORF6N domain-containing protein, with the protein MKEYIPLERIESKIFMIRGQKVMLSFHLAELYRVATKVLIQAVKRNIERFPEDFMFQLTWEETDSLRSQFVTLKNIIGRGKHVKYLPYAFTEQGVAMLSSALRSKRAIQVNIAIMRAFVRIKQVLETHKELAGKLKELEHKVGKHNKLIIEIFEIIKQLTPKPLKPKPQIGFRQDPKWNK; encoded by the coding sequence ATGAAAGAATATATTCCACTAGAGCGGATAGAAAGCAAGATATTTATGATTCGCGGGCAAAAGGTTATGCTAAGTTTTCATTTAGCTGAGTTATATAGAGTTGCAACAAAAGTGTTAATCCAGGCTGTAAAACGCAATATCGAGAGATTTCCAGAAGACTTTATGTTTCAATTGACATGGGAAGAAACGGATTCTTTAAGGTCACAATTTGTGACCTTAAAGAATATTATTGGTAGAGGTAAACATGTCAAATATTTGCCTTATGCCTTTACTGAACAAGGCGTGGCAATGCTGTCTAGTGCATTGCGAAGTAAGCGCGCAATACAGGTTAATATTGCCATTATGCGGGCATTTGTTAGGATTAAACAGGTTCTTGAAACACATAAAGAACTTGCTGGAAAATTAAAGGAGCTTGAGCATAAAGTCGGAAAGCATAATAAGCTGATAATAGAGATATTTGAGATCATAAAACAGCTGACGCCTAAGCCTCTAAAGCCCAAGCCGCAAATAGGGTTTCGGCAGGATCCTAAATGGAACAAGTAG